In the genome of Pseudomonas sp. Teo4, the window GCCAGCCGCGGCTGCTGGTCCAGGCCTTGTTCGCTCAACCACTGCGCGGTGCCGGCCCCTGGTTCGAGGGCAGCCTGCTGCAGGGCTTCAAGCGAGGCCAGCCGCCCGCCCAGGCGTTGCAGATCACCCTGCGCCTGTTGCTGCGACTGGGTAGCCTGTTGCAATTGCTCACGCACGCTTTCCAGGCGCTCGATCACCTGTTCTTCCGCCAATTGCAGCTCTTCAAGCAGCAACTCACTGCTGGCCAACTGCTCGCCCAGCGCAAGCATGTCGGCATCCTGCGGGTCGGCGCCCAACTGGTCGCGCTCCTCGCCGAGCTTGCGCTGGCGCTCAGCCATGCGTTCCAGGCTGGCCTCCAGCTGCTGCAGGCGTGCCTGCTGCACCTCGGCCTGACGCCGCGGTTCGGCAGAGCGGGTATTGAAGCTGTCCCATTGCTCTTGCCAGCCATGCATGCCTTGCTCGGCTTCTTCCAGAACGGCGGCGGCTTCCTCGGCGGCGGCCAGGGTCAGCTCCTGTTCGGGCACCAGCATGTCCAGTTCTTCGCCCAGGGTGGCCAGCAAGGTGCGATCGTGGCCCAGGTGCGACTCTGTCTCCAGGCGTGTGCGCTCGGCTTCCTTGAAGTCGTCCTGCAACTGGCGCAGGCGTTGCTGACCGTGCTGGATACTCTGCTCGACCCGGGCGATGTCCCCGGCCACCGAGTAGAAGCGGCCTTGAACCTGATTGAAGCGCTCGGACAACTCATGGTGGCCATCACGCAAGCGCTCGATGCTGGCGTCGGCATTGCGTTGCTCGGCTACCAGCGCCTCGTGGGCCACATCCTGGTCGCCAATCACCGTCTCGCGCTGACGCACGCGCGCATCCAGGTCTCGCCAGCGCAAGGCCGACAGGCGCGCCTTGAGCTGGCGCTCCTGTGCCTTGTACTCGCGGTATTTCTCGGCGGCCTGGGCCTGGCGGTGCAAGCGCTCCAGCTGGCGCTCCAACTCTTCGCGCAGGTCGGTCAGGCGCGCCAGGTTTTCCTGGGTACGACGGATGCGGTTCTCGGTCTCGCGACGGCGCTCCTTGTACTTGGAGATGCCAGCGGCTTCCTCGATGAAGTTGCGCAGCTCCTCGGGCTTGGCCTCGATCAGCTTGGAGATCATGCCCTGTTCGATGATCGAATAGCTGCGCGGCCCCAGGCCCGTGCCCAGGAAGATATCGGTGATATCACGCCGACGGCACTTGGCGCCGTTCAGGTAATAGGTGTTCTGCCCGTCGCGGGTAACCTTGCGGCGGATGGAGATTTCGGCGTAGGCGGCGTATTCGCCCACCAAGGTGTTGTCGCTGTTGTCGAACACCAGTTCGATGCTGGCCTGGCTCACTGGCTTGCGGCTGGTGGAGCCGTTGAAGATGACATCGGTCATCGACTCGCCACGCAGGTTCTTCGCCGAGCTTTCGCCCATCACCCAGCGCACCGCATCGATGATGTTCGACTTGCCGCAGCCATTGGGGCCGACCACGGCCGCCATGTTGCTGGGGAAGTTGACCGTGGTGGGGTCGACGAACGACTTGAACCCGGCCAGGCGAATGCACTTGAGGCGCATCGGTCAGCCCTTGGCCAACGCCGCCAGCACCAGTTCGCAGCTGCGCTGGCCGTAGGCGGTGAGCACCTCGCGGATGCGCGGCAGGTCGCGGGCGACCACAGCGTCGAGCAAACGGGCGAACAGGTCCAGGTAATCGATCATGTTGGCCTTGCGCTGGTCCAGGGCCAGGTAATAGGCACGGCTCATGGCCGGCTGCAGGTTCTCGACGGTTTCCTGCAGGTAGGGGTTGTCAGCGAACGGATACGCCGCACGCATCACGGCAAAACTTTCAGCCACGAAGGCCTTGATGTCCTGCTCGCCATGGGCGTGGCGCAAACGCTGCTGGATGCCCAAAAACGGCATCAGGTCGCTGTCGGTGCGCCATTTTTGCGCAACGGCGTTGCCCAATAGAATGTAGAACTCGCTCATCAAGCTGCACAGACTGCGCACGCTGCGCTCATCCAGTTCGGTCACATGGGCGCCACGACGCGGCAGGATCGCTACCAGATGGCGACGTTCGAGGATCAGCAGCGCTTCACGCACCGAACCACGGCTGACATTCAGCGCTTGGGTAACCTTCTGCTCCTGGATGCGTTCTCCCGGCGCGAGTTCGCCGCGGATGATCCGCTCGGCCAGGTAGTCGGCGATCTGCTCGGAGAGGCTGTCCGGCGCCTTGAACGTCATGGTTTTCCTTCAAAATCATTGAACTGGGGACAAGGGCGCGATTGTAGCGCACTTGCAGACCAATCGAGCAGTGGGACCACAGGCTTTGTTGGCATCGCTGGATACCCTGAACGGCGGCCCGATCTATGCTTAGGAAAAGGACTGGTTCGGTGGAATCGGGTGGGGTGCAAATAATTTCCTGACCTTTGGGTCAGAAAAATATTGACCTGGAGGTCAGCCCTGCTTAGAGTCCGCCCGAACAACAATAAAACCATTGCGAGGCCTTCCCCGTGATCCAGTTTCTCGTCAATCAGGAGCTGCGTAGTGAGCACGCCCTGGACCCGAACATGACGGTGCTGCAATACCTGCGCGAGCACCTGGGCAAACCCGGCACCAAAGAGGGCTGCGCCAGTGGCGACTGCGGCGCCTGCACCGTGGTGGTCGGCGAACTGACCCAGGACGACGTCGGCAACGACACCCTGCGCTACCGCAGCCTCAACTCGTGCCTGACGTTCGTCTCGTCGCTGCACGGCAAGCAACTGATCAGTGTCGAAGGCCTCAAGCACCAAGGCCAGCTGCATAGCGTGCAACAGGCCATGGCCGACTGCCACGGCTCGCAGTGCGGCTTCTGCACCCCAGGCTTTGTCATGTCGCTGTTCGCCCTGCAAAAGAACAGCGAAGGCCACGACCTGCACCAGGCGCAGGAAGCCCTGGCCGGCAACCTGTGCCGCTGCACCGGCTACCGCCCGATCCTCGACGCCGCCGAACAAAGCTGCGCCAAGCCCTGCCGCGACCAGTTCGATGCCCAGCAGGCACAGACCATCAGCCGTCTTAAAGCCATTGCCCCGACCCAGACCGGCGAACTCAACAGCGGCGACAAGCGCTGCCTGGTGCCGCTGACCGTGGCCGACCTGGCCGACCTGTACAGCTCGCACCCCGAGGCCCGCCTACTGGCCGGAGGCACTGACCTGGCACTGGAAGTCACCCAGTTCCACAAGACCTTGCCGGTGATGATCTACGTCGGCCACGTCGCCGAACTCAAGCGCATCGAAAAGACCGCGGGCCACCTGGAAATCGGTGCCGCCACCCCGCTCACCGACTGCTACGGCGCGCTCAACGAGGAATACCCGGATTTCGGTGACCTGCTGCACCGTTTCGCCTCACTGCAGATTCGCAACCAGGGCACCCTGGGCGGCAACATCGGCAACGCATCGCCCATCGGCGACTCGCCGCCCTTGCTGATCGCCCTCGACGCGCAGATCGTCCTGCGTCAAGGCCAGCGCCAACGCACCCTGGCGCTGGAAGACTACTTCATCGACTACCGCATCACCGCCCGTCAGGACAGCGAGTTCATCGAGAAGATCATCGTGCCGCGCGCCAGCGCTGACTGGGCGTTCCGTGCCTATAAAGTGTCCAAGCGCCTGGACGACGACATTTCCGCCGTGTGTGGCGCCTTCAACCTGAGCATCGAGAATGGCGTGGTCAGCGGTGTGCGCATCGCCTTCGGCGGCATGGCCGCCATTCCCAAGCGTGCCCGTGCCTGCGAAGCCGCACTCCGCGGCAAGCCCTGGACCCAGGCCAGTATCGAACGCGCCTGCCAGGCGCTGACCGAAGACTTCACCCCGCTCAGCGACTTCCGCGCCAGCAAGGAGTACCGCCTGCTGACCGCGCAGAACCTGCTGCGCAAGTACTTCATCGAACAGCAATCGCCGTACATCGAAACCCGGGTGACCGCTTATGTCTAACCATCACGCCGTCAAGAGCCAGGCCGAGATGGCCGAACTGTTCAGCCAGGACCTCACCACCGGGGTTGGCCGCAGCGTCAAGCACGACAGTGCCGACAAGCACGTGTCCGGCGAAGCGGTGTACATCGATGACCGTCTGGAATTTCCCAACCAGCTGCACGTCTATGCCCGTACGTCCGACCGCGCCCATGCGCGCATCCTGCGCATCGACACCACGCCGTGCTATGCCTTCGAAGGCGTGCGCATCGCCATCACCCACGAAGACATCCCGGGCCTGAAGGACATCGGCCCGGTGGTCGCCGGTGACCCGCTGCTGGCCATCGACAAGGTCGAGTTCTTCGGCCAGCCGGTGCTCGCCGTGGCTGCCCGTGACCTTGAGACCGCACGCCGCGCAGCGATGGCCGCCATCGTCGAGTACGAGGACCTGGAGCCGGTGCTGGACGTGGTCGAAGCGTTTCGCAAGAAGCACTTCGTACTCGACAGCCACACCCATCAGCGTGGCGATTCAGTCGCCGCCCTGGCCAGCGCCCCGCATCGCCTGCAGGGCACCTTGCACATCGGCGGCCAGGAACACTTCTACCTGGAAACCCAGATTTCCTCGGTGATGCCCACCGAAGATGGCGGCATGATCGTTTACTGTTCGACGCAGAACCCCACCGAGGTCCAGAAACTGGTCGCCGAAGTGCTGGACGTGCCGATGAACAAGATCGTGCTCGACATGCGCCGCATGGGCGGCGGCTTTGGCGGCAAGGAAACCCAGGCCGCCAGCCCGGCCTGCCTGTGTGCGGTGGTCGCTCGCCTGACCGGGCAGCCGACCAAGATGCGCCTGCCGCGGGTCGAAGACATGACCATGACCGGCAAACGCCACCCGTTCTATGTCGAGTACGACGTGGGCTTCGACGATGACGGCCGCCTGCACGGCATCAATTTCGACCTGGCCGGCAACTGCGGCTATTCCCCGGACCTGTCCGGTTCGATCGTCGACCGCGCCATGTTCCACTCCGACAACGCCTACTACCTGGGCGATGCCACCGTGCACGGCCACCGCTGCAAGACCAACACCGCCTCGAACACCGCCTACCGTGGTTTCGGTGGCCCGCAGGGCATGGTCGCCATCGAGCAGGTGATGGACCACATTGCCCGCCACCTGGGCCGCGATCCGCTGGCGGTGCGCAAGGCCAACTACTACGGCAAGACCGAGCGCAACGTCACCCATTACTACCAGACGGTCGAGCACAACATGCTCGAAGAGATGACCGCGGAACTGGAAGCCAGCAGCGACTATGCCGAGCGCCGCGAGTC includes:
- a CDS encoding GntR family transcriptional regulator, whose product is MTFKAPDSLSEQIADYLAERIIRGELAPGERIQEQKVTQALNVSRGSVREALLILERRHLVAILPRRGAHVTELDERSVRSLCSLMSEFYILLGNAVAQKWRTDSDLMPFLGIQQRLRHAHGEQDIKAFVAESFAVMRAAYPFADNPYLQETVENLQPAMSRAYYLALDQRKANMIDYLDLFARLLDAVVARDLPRIREVLTAYGQRSCELVLAALAKG
- the xdhA gene encoding xanthine dehydrogenase small subunit, which encodes MIQFLVNQELRSEHALDPNMTVLQYLREHLGKPGTKEGCASGDCGACTVVVGELTQDDVGNDTLRYRSLNSCLTFVSSLHGKQLISVEGLKHQGQLHSVQQAMADCHGSQCGFCTPGFVMSLFALQKNSEGHDLHQAQEALAGNLCRCTGYRPILDAAEQSCAKPCRDQFDAQQAQTISRLKAIAPTQTGELNSGDKRCLVPLTVADLADLYSSHPEARLLAGGTDLALEVTQFHKTLPVMIYVGHVAELKRIEKTAGHLEIGAATPLTDCYGALNEEYPDFGDLLHRFASLQIRNQGTLGGNIGNASPIGDSPPLLIALDAQIVLRQGQRQRTLALEDYFIDYRITARQDSEFIEKIIVPRASADWAFRAYKVSKRLDDDISAVCGAFNLSIENGVVSGVRIAFGGMAAIPKRARACEAALRGKPWTQASIERACQALTEDFTPLSDFRASKEYRLLTAQNLLRKYFIEQQSPYIETRVTAYV
- the xdhB gene encoding xanthine dehydrogenase molybdopterin binding subunit, with amino-acid sequence MSNHHAVKSQAEMAELFSQDLTTGVGRSVKHDSADKHVSGEAVYIDDRLEFPNQLHVYARTSDRAHARILRIDTTPCYAFEGVRIAITHEDIPGLKDIGPVVAGDPLLAIDKVEFFGQPVLAVAARDLETARRAAMAAIVEYEDLEPVLDVVEAFRKKHFVLDSHTHQRGDSVAALASAPHRLQGTLHIGGQEHFYLETQISSVMPTEDGGMIVYCSTQNPTEVQKLVAEVLDVPMNKIVLDMRRMGGGFGGKETQAASPACLCAVVARLTGQPTKMRLPRVEDMTMTGKRHPFYVEYDVGFDDDGRLHGINFDLAGNCGYSPDLSGSIVDRAMFHSDNAYYLGDATVHGHRCKTNTASNTAYRGFGGPQGMVAIEQVMDHIARHLGRDPLAVRKANYYGKTERNVTHYYQTVEHNMLEEMTAELEASSDYAERRESIRRFNANSPILKKGLALTPVKFGISFTATFLNQAGALIHIYTDGSIHLNHGGTEMGQGLNTKVAQVVAEVFQVDFSRIQITATNTDKVPNTSPTAASSGADLNGKAAQNAAEILKKRLTEFAARHYQVTEEDVEFRNGHVRVRDQIVSFEQLVQLAYFAQVSLSTTGFYRTPKIYYDRSQARGRPFYYFAFGAACVEVIVDTLTGEYKMLRADILHDVGDSLNPAIDIGQVEGGFIQGMGWLTTEELVWNAKGKLMTNGPASYKIPAVADMPLDLRVKLVENRKNPEDTVFHSKAVGEPPFMLGIAAWCAIKDAVASIADYREQPNIDAPATPERVLWGCEQMRKAVAVEQPTAQEMETVTH